From Toxorhynchites rutilus septentrionalis strain SRP chromosome 2, ASM2978413v1, whole genome shotgun sequence, a single genomic window includes:
- the LOC129766354 gene encoding uncharacterized protein LOC129766354 has translation MVRLQSNDQPPQQLRCLLDSGSQIEVITEEAFNRLKAPYIYEETIINGVGGLIQSHKKVKVLLTSENTNYEEEIELIVIPEILSDQPTTSFQAHEVDTPAKIELAGPQFYKKDPIELLLGARFFYDVIEAEQARIGRGPTFQKSKLGWLACGMLDQVGILQETWMHTSTKVNVKQQDELSRLFQKFWQLEDTNQNENEVPPPLHRELEGEFSSSTRLNTEGRYIVKIPFTEEFRELGNSREQAYRRLMSLERRLQANDTLRGEYNKFMQEYIELGHMVPVCKHKEKNVVYYIPYSCVVKPDSSTTKLRVKVFDASAKTTTGKSLNDIQAVGPVIQRDQFDLAIEFRGDDVVLSADIAKMYRQVLIEES, from the exons ATGGTACGCCTTCAATCGAATGACCAACCCCCACAGCAATTAAGATGCTTATTAGACTCTGGGAGCCAGATCGAAGTAATAACAGAAGAAGCTTTCAATCGATTGAAAGCCCCATACATATATGAAGAAACCATTATAAATGGGGTTGGTGGTTTAATACAATCACACAAAAAGGTTAAAGTGTTGCTCACCTCTGAGAACACGAACTATGAGGAAGAGATAGAACTGATCGTCATTCCAGAAATACTGAGTGATCAGCCAACCACAAGTTTTCAAGCACATGAGGTGGACACGCCAGCTAAAATAGAACTGGCAGGTCCACAATTCTACAAAAAGGACCCTATCGAGCTGCTCCTTGGAGCACGATTTTTCTATGATGTGATAGAGGCCGAGCAAGCAAGGATTGGAAGGGGACCTACCttccaaaaatcaaaactagGATGGCTAGCATGTGGAATGCTAGACCAAGTAGGCATCTTACAAGAGACGTGGATGCATACATCAACAAAGGTGAACGTCAAGCAACAAGATGAACTTTCGAGGCTATTCCAGAAATTCTGGCAGCTCGAAGACACAaaccaaaatgaaaatgaagttCCTCCACCACTCCATCGGGAGTTGGAGGGAGAATTCAGCTCAAGCACGCGGCTGAATACCGAAGGAAGATACATTGTCAAGATTCCATTCACGGAGGAATTCCGTGAGCTTGGCAACTCACGTGAACAAGCATACAGAAGATTAATGTCGCTAGAAAGGCGGCTTCAAGCAAATGATACCCTGCGAGGTGAATACAACAAGTTCATGCAGGAGTACATTGAACTGGGACACATGGTCCCCGTATGCAAGCATAAAGAGAAGAACGTGGTTTACTATATACCCTACTCATGCGTAGTTAAACCAGATTCAAGCACGACAAAATtgagagtaaagg TATTTGACGCCAGCGCCAAAACCACAACTGGAAAATCCCTCAACGACATTCAGGCAGTAGGGCCTGTAATCCAAAGAGATCAGTTCGATCTCGCCATTGAGTTCCGCGGAGACGACGTAGTATTAAGCGCGGATATAGCCAAAATGTATCGCCAAGTATTAATTGAGGAGAGTTAA